Proteins encoded in a region of the Flammeovirga yaeyamensis genome:
- a CDS encoding diacylglycerol/lipid kinase family protein gives MKKVVLIANPVSGNGKAKKAAMLSASILKENKFDAQIVYTEYAGHATKLSKNLSDKNDIIVAVGGDGTVNEVATGLVGTNCILGIIPNGSGNGLARHLKIPMNTSKAAQCIIKQYILALDAPTINGKHFFCTAGVGFDAHISHVFATMSGRGLKNYIKAIFKEYGGYQTGTYGIQLDQKEEWTQKAFVMTVGNAAQYGNEAFIAPKAKVGDQQLEMTILPSPNLLKGAIWGIRLFLKNIDKSNDVRTFSGRSIQVNSDEKSVNGHRDGEPDTWEYPLIFKVEDQIKVIGVSDN, from the coding sequence ATGAAGAAAGTTGTTTTAATTGCCAACCCTGTATCAGGAAATGGAAAAGCTAAAAAGGCAGCGATGTTAAGTGCATCAATTTTAAAAGAAAATAAATTTGATGCTCAGATTGTGTACACCGAATACGCAGGGCATGCTACCAAACTTTCTAAAAATTTAAGTGATAAAAACGATATTATCGTAGCTGTTGGTGGCGATGGCACAGTCAACGAAGTGGCTACAGGTTTAGTCGGTACTAACTGTATTTTAGGTATTATTCCCAATGGATCTGGAAACGGTTTAGCAAGACATCTTAAGATCCCTATGAATACGAGCAAAGCTGCTCAATGCATTATCAAACAATATATTTTGGCTTTAGATGCACCTACAATTAATGGTAAGCATTTCTTCTGTACTGCAGGCGTAGGGTTTGATGCACATATTTCCCATGTCTTCGCTACAATGAGTGGACGTGGGTTGAAAAACTACATCAAAGCGATCTTCAAAGAGTATGGAGGTTATCAAACAGGAACGTATGGTATTCAATTAGATCAAAAAGAAGAGTGGACGCAAAAGGCCTTTGTAATGACTGTTGGGAATGCTGCTCAATATGGGAACGAGGCATTCATTGCTCCAAAAGCCAAAGTAGGCGATCAACAATTAGAAATGACGATTCTTCCTTCTCCAAATCTGCTCAAAGGAGCTATATGGGGAATTAGACTTTTCCTTAAAAATATTGATAAGAGTAATGATGTACGTACTTTTAGTGGTCGATCGATTCAGGTTAATAGCGATGAAAAGTCGGTAAACGGACATCGAGATGGTGAGCCTGATACTTGGGAATATCCGCTTATTTTTAAAGTAGAAGACCAAATAAAAGTCATCGGAGTAAGCGATAATTAA
- a CDS encoding phosphatase PAP2 family protein codes for METKKKIYNILGVSTLLLFIPLIIALVTKERQTAWMVHLLNDNHSIELDYFFKYITNLGDGLFLIPLLGLVWLVKKEYWPVLVISAVLHGILVALLKKVVFTGDALNLRPAGKFGAESFHQVLDVHFHMANSFPSGHTTTGFVIGAMIILLFPNWKGITAGMIYGFIVGISRMYLVQHFFLDVAVGSILGVFTVYLSLHICYNYNLLKVKPWKKDLPSLFKQPTIQKI; via the coding sequence ATGGAAACAAAAAAGAAAATCTATAACATCCTTGGGGTATCTACTTTACTGCTATTTATTCCATTAATCATTGCATTAGTCACTAAAGAAAGACAAACTGCTTGGATGGTACATCTATTAAACGACAACCATTCTATTGAACTGGATTATTTCTTTAAGTACATCACCAACTTAGGCGATGGACTCTTCTTAATTCCTCTTTTAGGCTTGGTTTGGCTCGTTAAAAAAGAGTATTGGCCGGTATTGGTTATCTCTGCGGTATTACACGGAATATTGGTTGCATTATTAAAAAAAGTAGTCTTCACGGGAGATGCATTAAACCTTAGACCTGCAGGAAAATTTGGAGCAGAAAGTTTTCATCAAGTACTCGATGTGCATTTCCATATGGCCAATAGTTTTCCTTCTGGACACACTACTACAGGCTTTGTTATAGGCGCTATGATCATTCTATTATTTCCCAATTGGAAAGGTATTACTGCTGGAATGATTTATGGATTTATCGTGGGGATATCAAGAATGTATTTAGTACAACACTTCTTTTTAGATGTTGCTGTCGGCAGTATTTTAGGTGTATTTACAGTCTACCTAAGTCTTCACATCTGCTACAACTATAATTTATTAAAAGTGAAGCCTTGGAAGAAAGATCTTCCATCGCTATTTAAGCAACCTACTATTCAGAAAATATAA
- a CDS encoding ArnT family glycosyltransferase yields the protein MKQKHFLILLLAVLSVNFLGLINDIFDVDSALYACIAKHIVNTNDFINLIVWEKDWLDKPHFPFWICAISMKIFGINSFAYKLPSFIFFCVGLWYTYRLAEKLYNKTVAQYSVLITGTALHIMLSNNDVRAEAILMGLIMGGIYHLYQFSNKNTILHLFAAALFSAFAVMTKGVFILIILYSAVWGDLILKKKWKNIIHVRWLLVLFFTLIFTLPELFALYYQFDAHPEKIVFGETNVSGIKFFLWDSQFGRFFNSGPIKGEGDIFFFLHTLLWAFAPWALIAYAGIFEVIYQRIKNGKIAKEYVTICGFGIIFLIFSVSKFQLPHYTNIVFPLLAIHTSQTVIRYTVKKKWIDILSKVSIQLYCGLFLLICIGIITFYFDEINFWGVILSVLLCISILLFQLRITSNLHQKVVVMGVVCSLVMGTFIHQVFYKDVLTYQGSVAAAKYINEEYKGRDVHQVGNSWLFQFYLEAKHHINIDLQQLKTIPIENRPLVYANKYFLEELREKQLPFRIVKQYGSFHITTMNVEFVNAKTRKESLDTFLIIDLNTSQLSDTNGNKKENL from the coding sequence TTGAAGCAAAAACACTTTTTAATACTATTACTCGCAGTCTTAAGCGTTAATTTCTTAGGACTTATCAACGATATATTCGACGTGGACTCTGCATTGTATGCATGTATAGCGAAACATATCGTTAACACCAACGACTTTATCAACTTAATCGTTTGGGAGAAAGATTGGTTGGATAAACCCCACTTTCCTTTTTGGATCTGTGCAATCTCCATGAAAATCTTCGGCATCAATAGCTTTGCCTACAAACTCCCTTCCTTTATCTTCTTTTGTGTAGGCCTTTGGTACACCTATCGATTAGCCGAAAAGCTCTATAATAAAACAGTCGCTCAATACAGTGTTTTAATCACAGGTACTGCTTTACATATTATGTTATCCAATAACGATGTACGAGCAGAGGCCATTCTGATGGGATTAATTATGGGAGGCATTTACCATCTCTATCAGTTTTCGAATAAAAATACCATCCTTCATTTATTCGCGGCTGCACTTTTTTCTGCCTTTGCAGTAATGACAAAAGGTGTTTTTATACTGATTATTCTCTATTCAGCCGTTTGGGGTGATTTGATATTAAAAAAGAAATGGAAAAATATTATACATGTAAGATGGTTATTGGTCCTATTTTTTACCTTGATATTTACCCTTCCAGAACTATTTGCCCTCTATTATCAATTTGATGCTCACCCAGAGAAAATAGTATTTGGTGAAACCAATGTTTCCGGAATTAAATTCTTCCTTTGGGATAGTCAGTTTGGACGATTTTTCAACTCCGGCCCCATCAAAGGTGAGGGAGATATCTTCTTTTTCTTACACACTTTATTATGGGCCTTTGCTCCATGGGCACTCATCGCCTACGCTGGTATTTTTGAAGTGATTTATCAAAGAATCAAAAATGGAAAAATAGCGAAAGAGTATGTTACAATATGTGGGTTTGGTATCATCTTCCTCATCTTTTCTGTTTCAAAATTTCAGCTTCCTCATTATACCAATATCGTCTTCCCCCTTTTAGCTATTCATACCTCTCAAACTGTTATTCGATATACAGTAAAAAAGAAATGGATAGACATACTATCAAAAGTAAGTATACAGCTCTACTGTGGTCTTTTCTTATTGATATGTATCGGAATTATCACTTTCTATTTTGATGAAATAAACTTCTGGGGAGTGATATTAAGTGTTCTCCTATGCATTAGCATACTGCTCTTTCAGCTTAGAATAACTTCCAATCTACATCAAAAAGTAGTAGTCATGGGAGTCGTTTGCAGCTTAGTGATGGGAACTTTCATACATCAAGTGTTCTATAAAGATGTGCTTACTTATCAGGGGAGTGTCGCTGCGGCAAAATATATCAATGAAGAATACAAAGGTAGAGATGTACATCAAGTAGGGAATAGTTGGCTATTTCAATTTTACCTAGAAGCTAAACATCATATCAATATTGATCTTCAACAACTCAAAACTATACCAATAGAAAATCGCCCCTTAGTATATGCTAACAAATATTTTTTAGAAGAGCTTAGGGAAAAGCAACTCCCTTTTCGCATAGTAAAGCAATACGGGTCTTTTCATATCACGACGATGAACGTGGAGTTTGTAAACGCCAAAACCAGAAAAGAATCGTTGGATACATTTTTAATTATTGACTTAAATACATCTCAACTTTCTGATACAAATGGAAACAAAAAAGAAAATCTATAA